A single window of Archangium gephyra DNA harbors:
- a CDS encoding Ig-like domain-containing protein yields the protein MSLNKASFWLTTVVVLAGCPGPEKKPQLGAVMVSCAPTSLEVGQTSQCTASATYEGDQPATPSSYVWTSSNESVATVDSTGKVTPKGGGTVTLGASATVDGVTKEGQATLTIIQPTLHETAITGNETWRAANNPHVVRGALQVTGATLTIEAGVELRFDQDSELRVTTGALRALGTPETPIRMVARQSVPTKGYWRGVVLAASGSDSELNYVTLSHCGNASGKGACLALENQAAPVLRHVTVRDSGTAGVLVADDGSAFGTESTALNVSGSEGYAVRIGANQASTLPAESTFTGNTLQAIELRGDVLRTQTWPNPGLPYVVTDRVKVGSSTTPTLTIPAGTVLRFGAGARLTVGNGGSTGTLPGELIVDGTATAPVLLTADAASPTPGHWWGVHMFPRSSSNTRLSHAIIEYGGGGDTDRANLEVFGQGARPVINDVIVRKSLTYGAKLSSGGEFGPGSTRLSAHDNGSYAVFTEADEAGTLPTGGTFHGNGRDAVNIGYGGVGTTQRWPNLGIPYVISDFINVGSASTTPTLTLSPGTELRFRPEAGISVGADGRPGILWADGLVDVDNPRPIRFVPDTSTPTRGFWRGLHFWDATGSLLNLIVVTHAGAGGPAPSIGTGNLNMYKDSGDNIVNSTFSDSAGCGITVSDGTRPGTTNVPYDFVVSNYFSNNTGANQCKN from the coding sequence ATGAGTCTCAACAAGGCATCCTTCTGGCTCACCACCGTGGTGGTGCTTGCCGGATGCCCCGGACCCGAAAAGAAACCCCAGTTGGGCGCGGTAATGGTGAGCTGCGCCCCCACCTCCCTGGAGGTCGGGCAGACCTCGCAGTGCACGGCCAGCGCCACGTACGAGGGCGACCAGCCCGCCACCCCCTCCAGCTATGTCTGGACGTCCAGCAACGAGTCCGTGGCGACGGTGGACTCGACGGGCAAGGTCACCCCCAAGGGTGGCGGAACGGTGACCCTCGGCGCGAGTGCCACCGTGGACGGAGTCACCAAGGAGGGGCAGGCCACCCTCACGATCATCCAGCCCACCCTTCACGAAACCGCCATCACCGGCAATGAGACCTGGCGCGCGGCCAACAACCCGCACGTAGTGCGCGGCGCCCTCCAGGTGACAGGAGCCACTCTGACCATCGAGGCCGGGGTAGAGCTCCGCTTCGATCAGGACTCCGAGCTGCGCGTCACCACCGGAGCGCTGCGGGCACTGGGTACCCCGGAAACACCGATCCGCATGGTGGCCAGACAGAGCGTGCCCACCAAGGGTTATTGGCGTGGCGTGGTGCTCGCCGCCTCCGGGAGTGATTCGGAACTCAACTACGTCACGCTGAGCCACTGTGGCAATGCCTCGGGAAAGGGCGCCTGCCTCGCCTTGGAGAACCAGGCGGCACCAGTGCTTCGCCACGTGACGGTGCGCGACAGCGGCACCGCGGGCGTGTTGGTGGCCGACGATGGCAGTGCGTTCGGCACGGAGTCGACGGCGCTCAACGTCTCCGGGAGCGAGGGCTACGCCGTGCGCATTGGAGCCAATCAGGCCAGCACACTCCCGGCTGAGAGCACCTTCACCGGCAACACGCTCCAGGCCATCGAGCTCCGGGGCGATGTCCTGCGCACGCAGACCTGGCCGAACCCGGGCCTCCCCTATGTCGTGACCGACCGGGTCAAGGTCGGTAGCTCCACCACCCCCACGCTCACCATTCCCGCCGGCACGGTGTTGCGATTCGGAGCTGGGGCTCGGTTGACCGTCGGCAACGGTGGCAGCACCGGCACACTGCCGGGGGAATTGATCGTGGATGGAACCGCCACCGCCCCCGTCCTGCTCACCGCCGATGCAGCCAGCCCCACGCCCGGTCACTGGTGGGGCGTACACATGTTTCCCAGGAGTTCCAGCAACACCCGCCTCTCACACGCCATCATCGAGTACGGAGGAGGGGGTGACACCGATCGCGCGAACCTCGAGGTGTTCGGGCAAGGCGCGCGCCCCGTCATCAACGATGTCATCGTCCGGAAGAGCCTCACCTACGGAGCCAAGTTGTCATCAGGTGGGGAGTTCGGCCCGGGCTCGACCCGGTTGAGCGCACACGATAATGGCAGCTATGCCGTGTTCACGGAGGCCGACGAGGCCGGAACCCTCCCGACCGGCGGTACCTTCCATGGTAACGGACGCGATGCGGTGAATATCGGTTATGGCGGAGTGGGAACCACCCAGAGGTGGCCGAACCTCGGCATTCCCTACGTGATCAGCGACTTCATCAACGTGGGCTCCGCGAGCACCACCCCGACGCTGACCCTGAGCCCGGGGACAGAGTTGCGGTTCCGCCCGGAAGCTGGGATCAGCGTCGGCGCTGATGGACGGCCCGGGATACTGTGGGCAGACGGACTCGTGGACGTCGACAACCCCAGGCCCATCCGCTTCGTCCCGGATACGTCCACTCCCACCCGGGGATTCTGGCGCGGGCTGCACTTCTGGGACGCCACGGGAAGCCTGCTCAACCTCATCGTCGTCACCCACGCGGGGGCGGGAGGCCCTGCTCCCAGCATCGGCACGGGCAACCTGAACATGTACAAGGATTCTGGTGACAACATCGTCAATAGTACGTTCAGCGATTCGGCCGGTTGCGGCATCACCGTGAGCGATGGCACCCGTCCCGGCACCACCAACGTCCCATACGACTTCGTCGTATCCAACTACTTCAGCAACAACACTGGCGCGAACCAGTGCAAGAACTGA
- a CDS encoding Kelch repeat-containing protein, whose product MDEGRQKEQTPESLSQELVRTVGPLQEARWQHSSTKLLDGRVLFVSGGVDRYGSTTTTAEVYNPATQTTSFVAPMHTARRMHTAVLLQDGSVLVLGGYNWNGSMASVERYNPGTNTWTEMSPMPFPSSGHTATLLANGRVLVAGGSGYSANAYLFDPTTNTWTATGSLTLGRNEHVAMKLPDNRVLVMGGLGSTEAVQTSVELYDPGTGAWSTRAPSPLPTGRPTAALLSDGRVVLGGESRNIQRYDVSTNTWTTLPQLNRDHFQGKLVLLNGQLVMVAGYWDQSIEWFDSVQQQWVIVGQISLPQYSFGFSVDTWADGSALIAGGQNSNNNLTYATMDLFTLDTTCTPRTCASQGAQCGTIPDGCGGTLSCGTCGSGYTCSSSNTCVPSTPPPPADSLLYSATNTNSAQQNTSNRTLTLNVGDTLEVGTCNLTGATATGDTFLRLFGVSGTEVAYNDDSCGLASFIRYTVPTSGTYELRAGCYSGNSCNGTVVFNIIPAAKLEPLTYSATNTNSAQQNTVNRTFTLKAGDKLEVGTCNLTGATATGDTYLRLFGASATQVAYNDDSCGGLASFIQYTATTSGSYELRAGCYGGNSCSGTVVFRLTPG is encoded by the coding sequence ATGGATGAGGGGCGACAGAAGGAGCAGACCCCGGAGTCCTTGAGCCAGGAGCTGGTGCGGACGGTGGGGCCACTCCAGGAGGCTCGCTGGCAGCACTCGTCCACGAAGCTGCTAGATGGCAGGGTGCTCTTCGTGAGCGGTGGTGTCGACCGGTACGGTAGTACGACAACGACTGCGGAAGTGTACAACCCAGCAACGCAGACGACGTCCTTCGTGGCGCCGATGCACACCGCGCGGCGGATGCACACCGCAGTGCTCCTGCAGGACGGTTCGGTGCTGGTGCTGGGTGGCTACAATTGGAATGGGTCCATGGCATCGGTGGAGCGCTACAACCCCGGGACGAACACCTGGACCGAGATGTCGCCCATGCCATTTCCCTCTTCCGGGCACACTGCCACGTTGCTGGCCAATGGCAGGGTCCTGGTGGCCGGTGGTAGCGGCTACAGTGCGAATGCGTACCTTTTCGATCCCACTACCAACACCTGGACAGCCACGGGCTCGCTGACGTTGGGACGCAACGAGCACGTGGCCATGAAGCTTCCCGACAACCGTGTCCTGGTCATGGGCGGGCTCGGATCGACGGAGGCAGTACAAACCTCGGTCGAGCTCTATGATCCCGGGACGGGGGCGTGGTCCACCCGTGCTCCGTCTCCCCTCCCCACTGGTAGACCTACTGCAGCCCTTCTCTCCGACGGACGCGTCGTGCTTGGCGGCGAAAGCCGCAACATCCAGCGGTACGATGTGTCCACGAACACCTGGACGACGTTGCCACAGCTCAACCGCGACCACTTTCAGGGCAAGCTCGTGCTCCTCAATGGTCAGCTCGTGATGGTGGCCGGTTATTGGGATCAGTCCATCGAGTGGTTCGACTCCGTGCAACAGCAGTGGGTCATCGTGGGGCAGATCAGCCTCCCCCAGTACAGCTTCGGCTTCAGTGTGGACACTTGGGCAGATGGCTCGGCGCTCATCGCTGGCGGCCAGAATTCCAATAACAACCTGACCTACGCGACGATGGACCTGTTCACCCTCGACACCACCTGTACGCCCAGGACGTGTGCCTCACAGGGGGCCCAGTGCGGGACGATTCCAGATGGCTGTGGCGGTACGCTCTCGTGCGGCACCTGCGGCAGTGGATACACCTGCAGCAGCTCCAATACGTGCGTGCCGAGCACGCCTCCGCCTCCCGCCGACTCCCTCCTCTACAGCGCCACCAACACCAACAGCGCCCAGCAGAACACCTCCAACCGGACCCTCACCTTGAACGTGGGAGACACGTTGGAGGTGGGCACCTGCAACCTCACCGGAGCCACGGCCACGGGAGATACCTTCCTGCGCCTGTTTGGCGTCAGCGGCACCGAGGTCGCCTACAACGATGACAGTTGCGGCCTGGCCTCTTTCATCCGCTACACCGTGCCCACCAGCGGCACCTACGAGCTGCGCGCGGGCTGCTACAGCGGCAACAGTTGCAACGGCACCGTGGTCTTCAACATCATACCCGCAGCGAAGCTCGAGCCGCTCACCTACAGCGCCACCAACACCAACAGCGCCCAGCAGAACACCGTCAATCGCACCTTCACCCTGAAGGCTGGGGACAAGCTGGAGGTGGGCACCTGCAACCTGACGGGGGCCACGGCCACGGGGGACACGTACCTGCGCCTGTTTGGTGCCAGCGCCACCCAGGTGGCCTACAACGATGACAGCTGCGGTGGCCTGGCCTCCTTCATCCAGTACACCGCCACCACCAGCGGCAGCTACGAGCTGCGCGCGGGCTGCTACGGCGGCAATAGCTGCAGCGGTACGGTGGTCTTCCGCTTGACGCCGGGCTGA
- a CDS encoding adenylate/guanylate cyclase domain-containing protein, which produces MSDLVRRAHTALFEHTSDGVLVLDLQYRLVEANAAAQRLLGESGDALRGRPISELLPQWTPPEPLSPEEPPREGEWVWHGTEKSPRHAHVLRVSCVPLPEGRVLVLRDMTAQAEVEASLRQQKEYYESLVLHSPVAMVTVNLRFNVVSWNPAAERLFGYTVREAKGRNLLRLVAGEGPIREEAEATARDALERGRVQLLTRRLRKDGTPIDVELLALPVMVEGERVGFIAIYHDLTELRRLHEQEVAHLRTIQSERERADQLLLNILPKPVADRLKNGQRIIVENFPDVTVLFADLVDFTRFAAQHSPPDVLQVLNMVFSIFDQLTDELGVEKVKTIGDAYMAVGGLSLPRSDHAEAMANLALAMRAEVLKLGDQLQIPLHLRIGLHSGPVTAGVISGKKFAYDLWGDTVNTASRMESHGVVDGIHLSEAVYERLRGRFRFQDQGLVPVKGKGPMRTWLLLGAQ; this is translated from the coding sequence ATGTCCGATCTGGTGCGCCGCGCCCATACCGCTCTCTTCGAGCACACGTCCGACGGCGTGCTGGTGCTCGATCTCCAGTACCGGCTCGTGGAGGCCAACGCCGCCGCGCAGCGGCTGCTCGGGGAGTCAGGGGACGCGCTGCGGGGCAGGCCCATCTCGGAGCTGTTGCCTCAGTGGACGCCGCCGGAGCCGTTGTCCCCGGAGGAGCCGCCGAGGGAAGGGGAGTGGGTGTGGCATGGGACGGAGAAGTCCCCGCGTCACGCGCACGTGCTGCGCGTGAGCTGCGTGCCCCTGCCGGAAGGCAGGGTGCTGGTGCTGCGAGACATGACGGCGCAAGCGGAGGTCGAGGCCTCGCTGCGCCAGCAGAAGGAGTATTACGAGTCGCTGGTGCTCCACAGCCCGGTGGCGATGGTCACCGTGAACCTCCGGTTCAACGTGGTGTCCTGGAATCCGGCGGCCGAGCGGCTGTTCGGCTACACGGTGCGGGAGGCCAAGGGGCGGAACCTCTTGCGGTTGGTGGCGGGGGAGGGGCCCATCCGGGAGGAGGCCGAGGCCACGGCGCGCGATGCGCTCGAGCGAGGCCGGGTGCAGCTCCTCACCCGGCGCCTGCGCAAGGACGGGACGCCCATCGACGTCGAGCTCCTGGCGCTGCCGGTGATGGTGGAGGGGGAGCGGGTGGGCTTCATCGCCATCTACCACGACCTCACCGAGCTGCGCCGGCTGCACGAGCAGGAAGTGGCGCACCTGCGCACCATCCAGAGCGAGCGCGAGCGGGCGGATCAGCTGCTGCTGAACATCCTGCCGAAGCCGGTGGCGGACCGGTTGAAGAACGGCCAGCGGATCATCGTGGAGAACTTCCCGGACGTGACGGTGCTGTTCGCCGATCTGGTGGACTTCACCCGCTTCGCCGCGCAGCACTCGCCGCCGGACGTGTTGCAGGTGCTGAACATGGTCTTCTCCATCTTCGATCAGCTCACGGACGAGCTCGGGGTGGAGAAGGTGAAGACGATTGGTGACGCGTACATGGCGGTGGGTGGGTTGTCCCTGCCGAGGAGCGACCACGCCGAGGCCATGGCGAACCTGGCGCTGGCCATGCGCGCCGAGGTGTTGAAGCTGGGAGATCAGCTGCAGATTCCGCTGCACCTGCGGATTGGCCTGCACTCGGGCCCGGTGACGGCGGGGGTGATCAGCGGCAAGAAGTTCGCGTATGACCTGTGGGGAGACACGGTGAATACGGCGAGCCGGATGGAGTCGCACGGCGTGGTGGATGGCATCCACCTGTCGGAAGCGGTCTACGAGCGGCTGCGGGGCCGCTTCCGTTTCCAGGATCAGGGCCTCGTCCCCGTGAAGGGGAAGGGCCCTATGAGGACCTGGCTGCTGCTCGGCGCGCAGTGA
- the mutS gene encoding DNA mismatch repair protein MutS — translation MMRQYLEVKALNPDAILFFRLGDFYEMFFEDAVRASELLQITLTARAKNAEKVPMAGVPYHSARRYIAKLVEHGLKVAICEQVEEAGSGPGIVRREVTRVITPGMVLDEEALEPRASNFLAAVYPGAQGFGAALLEASTGEFFCLEAETTQELVEALARVEPRELLVPEGEKDSPDTAFLVSRLPRPPAVAELERAGFEPGRATIYLRNHFAVQSLEAFGLQDAPLATGAAGAALRYLKDTQKTAAAHVDRLSRHQRGVHLLMDEASRSNLEVLRTLRDGGRKGSLLGVLDRTATGLGARKLARWLAAPLCSLPEINARLDAVEELSQRSVWREEMTNLLKEVGDIERLCGRLSLGAGNARDLRALGLSLAQLPRLGAVLARCESPLLKALAGPLGSLPELTELLLGAVVDEPPTGLKEGGFIRPGFHAELDKLVELSTSGKDFLLKIETRERERTGINSLKIRYNKVFGYYLEVTKANLHLVPSDYIRKQTMVGAERFITPELKEYEEKVLTAEERRSALELELFEQLRAQVVKEAPRLRSAAEAVATADALLSFARCAAEYGYVRPVVDESEVLSITGGRHPVVERMLGAGEAFVPNDVKMDSEDAQILVITGPNMAGKSTVMRQVALTVLMAQAGSFVPASAARIGLSDRIFTRVGAADNLARGQSTFMVEMTETSHILHHATRRSLVVLDEIGRGTSTYDGLSIAWAVAEHLHDKVGARTLFATHYHELVDLPREKPRVRNMCIAVREQGGKVLFLRKLVPGGANRSYGIEVARLAGLPPEVVTRARDILQNLESGEFDDSGRPRLARRTSRAPSPGQLGLFGGVAEPGPKLEPSHQKVLEALRGVKVDETTPMEALNLLAKLQRELK, via the coding sequence ATGATGCGGCAGTACCTCGAGGTGAAGGCGCTCAACCCGGACGCCATCCTCTTCTTCAGGTTGGGGGACTTCTACGAGATGTTCTTCGAGGACGCGGTGCGCGCCTCGGAGCTCTTGCAGATCACCCTCACCGCGCGGGCCAAGAACGCGGAGAAGGTGCCCATGGCGGGGGTGCCGTACCACTCGGCGCGCCGCTACATCGCGAAGCTGGTGGAGCACGGGCTGAAGGTGGCCATCTGCGAGCAGGTGGAGGAGGCGGGCAGCGGGCCGGGGATCGTCCGGCGCGAGGTGACGCGCGTCATCACCCCCGGCATGGTGCTGGACGAGGAGGCGCTCGAGCCGCGGGCGAGCAACTTCCTGGCCGCGGTGTACCCGGGAGCGCAGGGCTTCGGGGCGGCGCTGCTGGAGGCCTCCACGGGCGAGTTCTTCTGCCTGGAGGCGGAGACGACGCAGGAGCTGGTGGAGGCGCTGGCCCGGGTGGAGCCGCGGGAGCTGCTGGTGCCCGAGGGGGAGAAGGACTCCCCGGACACGGCCTTCCTCGTGTCGCGGTTGCCCAGGCCCCCGGCGGTGGCGGAGCTGGAGAGGGCGGGCTTCGAGCCCGGGCGCGCCACGATCTACCTGCGCAATCATTTCGCGGTGCAGTCGCTGGAGGCCTTCGGGCTGCAGGACGCGCCCCTGGCCACCGGGGCCGCCGGCGCGGCGCTGCGCTACCTGAAGGACACGCAGAAGACGGCCGCCGCCCACGTGGACAGGCTCAGCCGCCACCAGCGGGGCGTGCACCTCCTCATGGACGAGGCCTCGCGCTCCAACCTCGAGGTGCTGCGGACCCTGCGGGACGGGGGCCGGAAGGGCTCGCTGTTGGGGGTGCTGGACAGGACGGCCACGGGACTGGGCGCGCGCAAGCTGGCCCGGTGGCTGGCCGCGCCCCTGTGCTCGCTGCCGGAGATCAACGCCCGGCTGGACGCGGTGGAGGAGCTGTCCCAGCGCAGCGTGTGGCGCGAGGAGATGACGAACCTCCTCAAGGAGGTGGGCGACATCGAGCGGCTGTGCGGCCGGCTGTCGCTGGGGGCGGGCAACGCGAGGGACTTGAGGGCGCTGGGGTTGTCGCTGGCGCAGCTGCCCCGGCTGGGGGCGGTGCTGGCGCGCTGCGAGTCCCCGCTGCTCAAGGCGCTGGCGGGGCCGCTCGGCTCGCTGCCGGAGCTGACGGAGCTGCTGCTGGGAGCGGTGGTGGACGAGCCGCCCACGGGCCTCAAGGAGGGAGGCTTCATCCGCCCGGGCTTCCACGCCGAGCTGGACAAGCTGGTGGAGCTGTCCACCTCCGGCAAGGACTTCCTGCTGAAGATCGAGACGCGGGAGCGGGAGCGGACGGGCATCAACTCGCTGAAGATCCGCTACAACAAGGTGTTCGGGTACTACCTGGAGGTGACGAAGGCGAACCTGCACCTGGTGCCCTCGGACTACATCCGCAAGCAGACGATGGTGGGGGCCGAGCGCTTCATCACCCCGGAGCTGAAGGAGTACGAGGAGAAGGTGCTCACGGCCGAGGAGCGCCGGAGCGCGCTGGAGCTGGAGCTCTTCGAGCAGCTGCGGGCCCAGGTGGTGAAGGAGGCGCCGCGGCTGCGCTCGGCGGCGGAGGCGGTGGCCACGGCGGATGCGCTGCTGTCCTTCGCGCGCTGCGCGGCCGAGTATGGCTACGTGCGGCCGGTGGTGGACGAGTCCGAGGTGCTCTCCATCACGGGCGGGCGCCACCCGGTGGTGGAGCGGATGCTGGGGGCGGGCGAGGCCTTCGTCCCCAACGACGTGAAGATGGACTCGGAGGACGCGCAGATCCTCGTCATCACCGGCCCCAACATGGCGGGCAAGAGCACGGTGATGCGGCAGGTGGCGCTCACGGTGCTGATGGCGCAGGCGGGCAGTTTCGTGCCGGCGAGCGCGGCGCGCATCGGGCTGTCGGATCGGATCTTCACGCGCGTGGGAGCGGCGGACAACCTGGCGCGTGGGCAGTCCACCTTCATGGTGGAGATGACGGAGACGAGCCACATCCTGCACCACGCCACGCGGCGCAGCCTGGTGGTGCTGGACGAGATTGGCCGAGGCACGTCCACCTATGACGGCCTGTCCATCGCCTGGGCGGTGGCCGAGCACCTGCACGACAAGGTGGGAGCGCGGACGCTCTTCGCCACGCACTACCACGAGCTGGTGGATCTTCCCCGGGAGAAGCCCCGGGTGAGGAACATGTGCATCGCGGTGAGGGAGCAGGGCGGCAAGGTGCTCTTCCTGCGCAAGCTGGTGCCAGGAGGGGCCAACCGCTCCTACGGCATCGAGGTGGCGAGGCTCGCGGGCCTGCCACCGGAGGTGGTGACGCGGGCGAGGGACATCCTGCAGAACCTCGAGTCTGGCGAGTTCGACGACAGCGGGCGGCCAAGGCTGGCGAGGCGGACATCGCGTGCGCCGTCGCCAGGGCAGCTGGGGCTATTCGGCGGAGTGGCCGAGCCCGGGCCGAAGCTGGAGCCCTCGCACCAGAAGGTGTTGGAGGCCCTCCGGGGAGTGAAGGTGGACGAGACGACGCCCATGGAGGCGCTCAACCTGCTGGCGAAGCTCCAGCGTGAGCTGAAGTAG
- the nhaA gene encoding Na+/H+ antiporter NhaA, translating to METRTDTAQPVPVPRLFKAAAAPVQAFFKLEASGGILLALCAVAAMIWANSPWADTYTGLFDASLALGTGNTLVHFTFREFINDGLMTIFFFLVGMEIKRELAAGELRTLSKALLPLIAAVGGMVVPAGIYAALNAGTPALKGWAIPMATDIAFAIGCLTLLKGRVSHGLVVFLTALAIFDDIGGILVIAMFYGTGLHVEWLLAALGVTAVLGACNKFYVRNGLVYAVLLGALWYTMHHGGVHATIAGVVVGMMIPARPVRRGRAVLEELHGFIGQLLHEPEDEAVRTNQLLHIEEQLEDIEPPLTRFVHIWHGWSAYAIVPLFALANSGISLAGMSLPDVLRPLPLGVVLGLFVGKQLGIFLFTWVAVKTKLADMPGRARLLQLHGVSVVAGIGFTVALFVAGLAFAQEPHLLTEAKLGILLGSLLSAIVGYLLLRFGPTPRPQEEPASESASGTA from the coding sequence ATGGAGACCCGCACCGACACCGCACAGCCCGTCCCCGTCCCCCGGCTCTTCAAGGCCGCCGCGGCGCCCGTCCAGGCGTTCTTCAAGCTGGAGGCGAGCGGCGGCATCCTCCTGGCGCTCTGCGCCGTGGCGGCCATGATCTGGGCCAACTCGCCCTGGGCCGACACCTACACCGGCCTCTTCGATGCCTCCCTGGCCCTCGGCACGGGCAACACCCTCGTGCATTTCACCTTCCGTGAATTCATCAACGACGGGTTGATGACGATCTTCTTCTTCCTGGTGGGGATGGAGATCAAGCGGGAGCTGGCCGCCGGAGAGCTGCGCACCCTGTCCAAGGCCCTGCTGCCGCTCATCGCGGCGGTGGGCGGCATGGTGGTACCCGCCGGCATCTACGCGGCGCTCAACGCGGGGACACCGGCACTCAAGGGGTGGGCCATCCCCATGGCCACGGACATCGCCTTCGCCATCGGGTGCCTCACGCTGCTCAAGGGCCGGGTGAGCCACGGGCTGGTGGTGTTCCTCACGGCGCTGGCCATCTTCGACGACATCGGCGGCATCCTCGTCATCGCCATGTTCTACGGCACGGGGCTGCACGTGGAGTGGCTGCTGGCGGCGCTGGGCGTCACCGCGGTGCTGGGGGCGTGCAACAAGTTCTACGTGCGCAACGGGCTGGTGTACGCGGTGCTGCTCGGCGCGCTCTGGTACACCATGCACCACGGCGGCGTGCACGCCACCATCGCGGGCGTGGTGGTGGGAATGATGATCCCCGCCCGGCCCGTGCGCCGGGGCCGGGCGGTGCTCGAGGAGCTGCACGGCTTCATCGGCCAGCTGCTGCACGAGCCCGAGGACGAGGCCGTGCGCACCAACCAGCTGCTGCACATCGAGGAGCAGCTCGAGGACATCGAGCCGCCGCTCACCCGCTTCGTGCACATCTGGCACGGGTGGTCCGCGTACGCCATCGTCCCGTTGTTCGCGCTGGCCAACTCGGGCATCTCCCTGGCGGGGATGAGCCTGCCGGATGTGCTCCGGCCCCTGCCCCTGGGGGTGGTGCTGGGCCTCTTCGTGGGCAAGCAGCTGGGCATCTTCCTCTTCACCTGGGTGGCGGTGAAGACGAAGCTGGCGGACATGCCGGGGCGGGCGCGGCTGCTGCAACTGCATGGCGTGTCGGTGGTGGCCGGCATCGGCTTCACGGTGGCGCTGTTCGTGGCCGGGCTGGCCTTCGCCCAGGAGCCGCACCTGCTGACGGAGGCGAAGCTGGGCATCCTGCTCGGCTCGCTCCTGTCCGCCATCGTGGGCTACCTGTTGTTGCGTTTCGGACCCACGCCCCGGCCCCAGGAGGAGCCGGCCTCCGAGTCCGCCTCCGGGACGGCCTGA
- a CDS encoding ABC1 kinase family protein, with protein MLLQDLNRVRQIGVIAARHGFGEWLERAGVWRQLGRREKVEVSAEAQRASTARRFRMLLNDLGPTFVKLGQILSTRADLLPAEYIEELATLQDHVEPVPLEAVYAQIRESLGREADELFKQIDSQPLAAASIAQVHRAVTLEGEEVVVKVQRPGISEQIDSDLVVLRSLARLLEAVVEETGIYSPTGIIDEFDRAIHEELDFVHEASNIRAFLENNRNRPYMKIPRVYDGLSSRTVLTMEFVRGVKISQAELSPEDRREVAGHILDASFRQLFEDGLFHGDPHPGNLLVLEGNRLALLDFGVVGRLSRAMQETLVMLALAVALKDSDSVARILYRVGVPDARANLVGFRNDIEGLLGRHLPMTLGQVDARSLMRELLDLAVKYRIRIPKEYALLSRASVSTEGMLRSLYPDLNILEVAMPYAKELLADRYDPSQLQGGLMRTLLRFQSLAQDLPTQLSQILLDLESGKFSVTVRAEQFDKLNDNLRSAAIVMFMGLCACGLIVGAFISFAQTPWQYHGLPVLGLLGIILSAAIFGAVFTWYLFGRRFGKVRVSRWLAKKRRG; from the coding sequence GTGCTCCTCCAGGATTTGAACCGCGTCCGGCAGATTGGGGTCATCGCAGCGCGCCACGGCTTCGGCGAGTGGCTGGAGCGCGCGGGCGTGTGGCGCCAGCTCGGGCGGCGGGAGAAGGTGGAGGTGTCCGCCGAGGCCCAGCGCGCCTCCACCGCGCGCCGCTTCCGGATGCTGCTCAATGATCTCGGCCCCACCTTCGTGAAGCTGGGGCAGATCCTCTCCACGCGCGCGGACCTGCTGCCGGCCGAGTACATCGAGGAGCTGGCCACGCTGCAGGATCATGTGGAGCCCGTCCCGCTGGAGGCCGTGTACGCGCAGATCCGCGAGTCGCTGGGCCGCGAGGCGGACGAGCTCTTCAAGCAGATCGACTCCCAGCCCCTGGCGGCGGCCTCCATCGCCCAGGTGCACCGGGCGGTGACGCTCGAGGGCGAGGAGGTCGTGGTGAAGGTGCAGCGGCCGGGGATCTCCGAGCAGATCGACTCGGATCTGGTGGTGCTGCGCTCGCTGGCGAGGCTGCTGGAAGCGGTGGTGGAGGAGACGGGCATCTACTCGCCCACGGGGATCATCGACGAGTTCGACCGGGCCATCCACGAGGAGCTGGACTTCGTGCACGAGGCGTCGAACATCCGGGCCTTCCTCGAGAACAACCGCAACCGGCCGTACATGAAGATTCCGCGGGTGTACGACGGGCTCAGCAGCCGGACGGTGCTGACGATGGAGTTCGTCCGCGGGGTGAAGATCAGCCAGGCGGAGCTGTCGCCGGAGGATCGGCGGGAGGTGGCGGGCCACATCCTGGACGCGAGCTTCCGGCAGCTCTTCGAGGACGGGCTGTTCCACGGAGACCCGCACCCGGGCAACCTGCTGGTGCTGGAGGGCAACCGGCTGGCGCTGCTGGACTTCGGGGTGGTGGGCCGGCTGTCGCGCGCCATGCAGGAGACGCTGGTGATGCTGGCGCTGGCGGTGGCGCTCAAGGACAGCGACTCGGTGGCGCGCATCCTCTACCGGGTGGGCGTGCCGGACGCGCGGGCCAACCTGGTGGGCTTCCGCAACGACATCGAAGGACTGCTCGGCAGGCACCTGCCGATGACGCTGGGCCAGGTGGACGCACGCAGCCTCATGCGGGAGCTGTTGGATCTGGCGGTGAAGTACCGGATCCGCATTCCCAAGGAGTACGCACTGCTGAGCCGGGCCTCGGTGTCCACCGAGGGCATGCTGCGCAGCCTGTACCCGGACTTGAACATCCTCGAGGTGGCCATGCCGTACGCCAAGGAGCTGCTGGCGGACCGGTATGATCCGAGCCAGCTCCAGGGCGGGCTGATGCGCACGCTGTTGCGCTTCCAGTCGCTGGCGCAGGACCTGCCCACGCAGCTGTCGCAGATCCTGCTGGATCTGGAGTCGGGGAAGTTCAGCGTGACGGTGCGGGCGGAGCAGTTCGACAAGCTGAACGACAACCTGCGCAGCGCGGCGATCGTGATGTTCATGGGCCTGTGCGCGTGCGGACTGATCGTCGGGGCGTTCATCTCGTTCGCGCAGACGCCCTGGCAGTACCACGGCCTGCCCGTGCTGGGACTGCTGGGCATCATCCTGTCGGCGGCGATCTTCGGCGCGGTCTTCACCTGGTACCTGTTCGGCAGACGCTTCGGGAAGGTCCGGGTGAGCCGCTGGCTGGCGAAGAAGCGCCGCGGGTGA